A genomic segment from Clarias gariepinus isolate MV-2021 ecotype Netherlands chromosome 11, CGAR_prim_01v2, whole genome shotgun sequence encodes:
- the LOC128533001 gene encoding zona pellucida sperm-binding protein 4-like: protein MVISGVRLVLVGVFLALNYVCSVPASVQDVKMAFQDSMFPVKLNVQPSAQFNVCQVQGFERVPCGLPGIQAAQCTAINCCFDGNQCYYGRKVTVQCTLDGQFILVVARDATLPRISLNSINLLGGNAAPCGPVDSNVAFAIYQFPVTACGTTMRVQGGYVVYENKMISGYEVGVGSRGGITRDTHFELYFQCRYAGVNFAAVSFEPSAAANPMPLVASGPLQVAIRLGNGRCATKGCNEEKVAYNSYYMATDYPVTKILREPVFVEVYIVGRNDPNIVLVLGDCWATASPNPYSGPQWDLLLNGCPYTDDHYLTKLIPVNGTSGLAYPTHYRRFVLKMFAFVNPDMTPVQETVFIHCSTSVCLPSAQDSCQPVCARRRRDVSAEERANKSAVVSSGEVIFTQSSTPNSD, encoded by the exons ATGGTGATCTCAGGAGTAAGGCTGGTCCTTGTGGGGGTTTTTCTTGCTTTAAACTATGTGTGTAGTGTACCTGCTTCTGTGCAAGATGTGAAAATGGCATTTCAAGATTCTATGTTTCCAGTGAAGCTCAATGTGCAGCCATCTGCCCAGTTTAATGTATGCCAAGTACAGGGTTTTGAAAGGGTTCCTTGTGGACTCCCTGGCATTCAGGCTGCTCAATGTACTGCCATTAACTGCTGTTTTGATGGCAACCAGTGCTATTATGGGAGAAAAG TGACTGTCCAGTGTACCCTTGATGGCCAGTTTATCTTGGTGGTGGCAAGAGATGCAACCCTTCCCAGGATAAGCCTGAATTCTATCAACTTGCTGGGAGGAAATGCTGCACCCTGTGGTCCTGTTGACTCAAATGTGGCCTTTGCTATATACCAGTTTCCTGTAACGGCTTGTGGAACAACAATGAGG GTTCAAGGTGGTTATGTGGTCTATGAAAACAAGATGATCTCTGGCTATGAAGTTGGAGTTGGATCCCGAGGAGGAATCACAAGGGACACTCACTTTGA GCTTTACTTCCAGTGTAGATATGCTGGTGTCAACTTTGCAGCTGTGTCGTTTGAGCCTTCTGCTGCTGCCAATCCTATGCCCCTTGTTGCTTCTGGACCACTCCAAGTAGCAATAAGGCTAGGAAATGGCCGCTGTGCCACAAAGGGATGTAATGAAG AAAAAGTGGCCTACAATTCGTACTACATGGCTACTGACTACCCTGTGACTAAGATTCTGAGGGAACCAGTGTTCGTTGAGGTTTACATCGTGGGAAGAAACGATCCGAATATTGTGCTGGTTTTGGGAGACTGCTGGGCGACTGCTTCCCCTAACCCCTACAGTGGACCACAGTGGGACCTTCTTTTGAATGG GTGTCCATACACAGATGACCACTACTTGACCAAGCTGATCCCAGTTAATGGAACGTCTGGACTTGCATACCCTACCCATTACAGACGCTTTGTCCTGAAAATGTTTGCCTTTGTGAATCCTGACATGACTCCAGTGCAAGAGACG GTCTTCATCCACTGCAGTACATCTGTATGTCTTCCATCTGCACAAGACTCCTGTCAGCCTGTGTGTGCCAGAAGAA GAAGAGATGTTTCTGCAGAAGAGCGTGCTAACAAATCGGCAGTAGTGTCTAGTGGAGAAGTGATCTTTACCCAGAGTTCCACACCTAACTCTGATTAA
- the LOC128533007 gene encoding zona pellucida sperm-binding protein 4-like codes for MAISGVRLGLVGFFIALNYVCSVPASVQDVKMAFLDSKFPVKLNVQPSAQFNVCQVQGFERVPCGLPGIQAAQCTAINCCFDGSQCYYGRKVTVQCTLDGQFILVVARDTTLPRISLNSINLLGGNAAPCGPVDSNVAFAIYQFPVTACGTTMRVQGAYVVYENKMISGYEVGVGPRGAITRDTHFELYFQCRYAGVNFAAVSFEPSAAANPMPLVASGPLQVAIRLGNGRCATKGCNEEKVAYNSYYMATDYPVTKILREPVFVEVYIVGRNDPNIVLVLGDCWATASPNPYSGPQWDLLLNGCPYTDDHYLTKLIPVNGTSGLAYPTHYRRFVLKMFAFVNPDMTPVQETVFIHCSTSVCLPSARDSCQPVCARRRRDVSAEERANKSAVVSSGEVIFTQSSTPSSD; via the exons ATGGCGATCTCTGGAGTAAGGCTGGGCCTTGTGGggttttttattgctttaaacTATGTGTGCAGTGTACCTGCTTCTGTACAAGATGTGAAAATGGCATTTCTAGATTCTAAGTTTCCAGTGAAGCTCAATGTGCAGCCATCTGCCCAGTTTAATGTATGCCAAGTACAGGGTTTTGAAAGGGTTCCTTGTGGACTCCCTGGCATTCAGGCTGCTCAATGTACTGCCATTAACTGCTGTTTTGATGGCAGCCAGTGCTATTATGGGAGAAAAG TGACTGTCCAGTGTACTCTTGATGGCCAGTTTATCTTGGTGGTGGCAAGAGATACAACTCTTCCCAGGATAAGCCTGAATTCTATCAACTTGTTGGGAGGAAATGCTGCACCCTGTGGTCCTGTTGACTCAAATGTGGCCTTTGCTATATACCAGTTTCCTGTAACGGCTTGTGGAACAACAATGAGG GTCCAAGGTGCTTATGTGGTCTATGAAAACAAGATGATCTCTGGCTATGAAGTTGGAGTTGGACCCCGAGGAGCAATCACAAGGGACACTCACTTTGA GCTTTACTTCCAGTGTAGATATGCTGGTGTCAACTTTGCAGCTGTGTCGTTTGAGCCTTCTGCTGCTGCCAATCCTATGCCCCTTGTTGCTTCTGGACCACTCCAAGTAGCAATAAGGCTAGGAAATGGCCGCTGTGCCACAAAGGGATGTAATGAAG AAAAAGTGGCCTACAACTCGTACTACATGGCTACTGACTACCCTGTGACTAAGATTCTGAGGGAACCAGTGTTCGTTGAGGTTTACATCGTGGGAAGAAACGATCCGAATATTGTGCTGGTTTTGGGAGACTGCTGGGCGACTGCTTCCCCTAACCCCTACAGTGGACCACAGTGGGACCTTCTTTTGAATGG GTGTCCATACACAGATGACCACTACTTGACCAAGCTGATCCCAGTTAATGGAACGTCTGGACTTGCATACCCTACCCATTACAGACGCTTTGTCCTGAAGATGTTTGCCTTTGTAAACCCTGACATGACTCCAGTGCAAGAGACG GTCTTCATCCACTGCAGTACATCTGTATGTCTTCCATCTGCACGAGACTCCTGTCAGCCTGTGTGTGCCAGAAGAA GAAGAGATGTTTCTGCAGAAGAGCGTGCTAACAAATCGGCAGTAGTGTCTAGTGGAGAAGTGATCTTTACCCAGAGTTCCACACCTAGCTCTGATTAA